The following are from one region of the Aphelocoma coerulescens isolate FSJ_1873_10779 unplaced genomic scaffold, UR_Acoe_1.0 HiC_scaffold_118, whole genome shotgun sequence genome:
- the LOC138100594 gene encoding interferon regulatory factor 2-binding protein 1-like, whose product MAWRRQWCHLCELPKPPWAVVWDFSEAVCRGCVNFEGAGRIEPLLAAARRLRGHHHEVAAAAAAAALGLPPTPAQDVPVGAECRRRRDAAAVPPSSRDVPMELSEALCGRVALESTERRPRRHPQHHDTALAPGVPAGLSEALCGHVALESTERRPRRHPQHHDTALAPGVPAGLSEALCGRITVESTERRPRRHPQHHDTALAPGVPAGLSEALCGRITVESTERRPRRHPQHHDTALAPGVPAGLSAALRGRAEAWPGKPRAVRERLSVLAGCAPFAVRFRKDHALVGRVLAFDAAPRAGQGDFELRLFAEYPCGSGSVYGVLGLARRMFQDCLRTPGKAISSGYKYLEYEKRQGSGDWRSLGELFTEAVRFFRHPPAPEALPQQHRHLPSVAVLPPPPPLPPPPAAPPRRRRKASPEPRVLAAEALSCGRCRRLLEDTHFVQCPAVPEHRFCFPCARRAIRARGAGAAVHCPSGGRCPLAGSGLPWAFMQGEIAAILAGDVRVKRERDP is encoded by the coding sequence ATGGCGTGGCGGCGGCAGTGGTGTCACCTGTGCGAGCTGCCCAAGCCTCCGTGGGCCGTGGTGTGGGATTTCAGCGAGGCCGTGTGCCGCGGCTGCGTCAACTTCGAGGGCGCCGGCCGCATCGAGCCGCTGCTGGCGGCCGCCCGCCGCCTGCGGGGCCACCACCACGAggtcgccgccgccgccgccgccgccgcgctggGGCTACCGCCGACGCCTGCCCAGGACGTCCCCGTGGGCGCCgagtgccgccgccgccgcgacGCCGCCGCGGTGCCACCGTCGTCCCGGGACGTCCCCATGGAGCTGAGCGAGGCTTTGTGCGGCCGCGTCGCCCTGGAGAGCACCGAGCGCCGGCCGCGCCGGCACCCGCAGCACCACGACACGGCGCTGGCCCCGGGCGTCCCGGCGGGGCTGAGCGAGGCTTTGTGCGGCCACGTCGCCCTGGAGAGCACCGAGCGCCGGCCGCGCCGGCACCCGCAGCACCACGACACCGCGCTGGCCCCGGGCGTCCCGGCGGGGCTGAGCGAGGCTTTGTGCGGCCGCATCACCGTGGAGAGCACCGAGCGCCGGCCGCGCCGGCACCCGCAGCACCACGACACCGCGCTGGCCCCGGGCGTCCCGGCGGGGCTGAGCGAGGCTTTGTGCGGCCGCATCACCGTGGAGAGCACCGAGCGCCGGCCGCGCCGGCACCCGCAGCACCACGACACCGCGCTGGCCCCGGGCGTCCCGGCGGGGCTGAGCGCGGCGCTCCGCGGGCGAGCCGAGGCGTGGCCGGGCAAGCCGCGGGCGGTGCGGGAGCGGCTGTCGGTGCTGGCCGGCTGCGCGCCGTTCGCCGTGCGCTTCCGCAAGGACCACGCGCTggtggggagggtgctggctTTCGacgccgccccccgcgccggcCAGGGCGACTTCGAGCTGCGGCTGTTCGCCGAGTACCCCTGCGGCTCCGGCAGCGTGTACGGCGTGCTGGGGCTGGCGCGGAGGATGTTCCAGGACTGCCTGCGGACTCCGGGCAAGGCCATCTCTTCGGGCTACAAGTACCTGGAGTACGAGAAGCGCCAGGGCAGCGGCGACTGGAGGTCGCTGGGTGAACTTTTCACCGAGGCCGTGCGCTTCTTCCGCCACCCGCCCGCTCCCGAGGCGCTGCCGCAGCAGCACCGGCacctccccagcgtggccgtgctgcctcctcctcctcctcttcctcctcctcctgctgctcctccgcGGCGTCGGCGCAAAGCATCCCCGGAGCCGCGGGTGCTGGCGGCCGAGGCGCTGAGCTGCGGCCGGTGCCGGCGGCTGCTGGAGGACACGCACTTCGTGCAGTGCCCGGCCGTGCCCGAGCACCGCTTCTGCTTCCCGTGCGCCCGCCGGGCCATCCGCGCCCGCGGCGCCGGAGCCGCCGTGCACTGTCCGAGCGGCGGCCGCTGCCCGCTGGCCGGCTCCGGCCTGCCCTGGGCGTTCATGCAGGGAGAGATCGCCGCCATCCTGGCCGGGGATGTGAGGGTCAAGCGGGAGAGGGATCCCTGA